Below is a window of Metamycoplasma cloacale DNA.
TTGCTGCTGGAAAATCAAGTTTGTCTGAAAAATTGCATAAACATTATTCATCATCAATTATGCTACATGAATTTGAAGAAGATGATGAAGTGTTTAATACATTTTTGAAGTGATTATATGAAAAGAAACCAAATTTAACCATTGGATTTCAAAGTTATATAGTTGAAAACCATTCAACAAAATTTACAGAAATAGTTAAGAAGTTTAATGAAATTGAACGTCATTACGAAAAAGATCATATTTTTCTAGATCGTTTCTCAATTGAGCATTACATTTTTGCTAAATTAATTTTAAAAGAAAAAGGCCAACGTTATTTAGATGCTTACGACGCTTTATTTGAAAAGTTAATTAGTAAAGAAGAATTACCAAATTTAGCAATTTATCTAGATATTTCATTTGAAACATTCAAACAAAGAATTTTTCAAAGAGGAAGAGAAAGTGAAGTAGATAATTGAGAATTAAACTACGAATATTTCAAAAATTTACATGCAAATTATTTAACAATT
It encodes the following:
- a CDS encoding deoxynucleoside kinase yields the protein MIIGISGMIAAGKSSLSEKLHKHYSSSIMLHEFEEDDEVFNTFLKWLYEKKPNLTIGFQSYIVENHSTKFTEIVKKFNEIERHYEKDHIFLDRFSIEHYIFAKLILKEKGQRYLDAYDALFEKLISKEELPNLAIYLDISFETFKQRIFQRGRESEVDNWELNYEYFKNLHANYLTIFKEIAERFNLTYEIIDTNNKTEEEVFNEAISIIEKHTHLK